CCCTTAATAGATTAGATAAGCTCAATGCATTTAATAGTGCATTTTATACTGAGCTAACCGAGGCTTTTAACCAGGCTGATACCAACCCAGCAGTGCGTGTAGTGATTCTTAGAGGCTCTGAAAGTTGTTTCTGTGCGGGTAATGATATGGCCGACTTCATGAACGGCATGGGGTTTTCTAAAGACCAACCATTAGTGCAATACATGCTCGCCTTATTACACTTTTCCAAACCAGTGATTGCAGCAGCGGCTGGCCCTGCTGTTGGTATTGGTACAACAACGTTAATGCACTGTGATCTGGTTTATCTTGCCGATAATACGGTACTTCGCTTACCATTTACAGATCTTGCAGCAGTGCCTGAATATGCCGCAAGTCTGATATTACCCCGAATTGCGGGTCATCAGCGAGCATCTGAAATGATGTTGCTTGCCGACAAATTTGATGCACAAACAGCATTAGAAATTGGTCTTGCCAATAAAGTATTACCTGCGGATGAATTATTTTCTATGGCCGAAAAAAGCGCCTTAAAGCTCGCAGCTAAAGCGCCAGCTTCATTACGTAACACCAAAAAATTAATGAAAGCTGAGTTAATTAACCAGATAGAAAAAGTGATCCATATTGAGTTAGCGCATTTCTCTACAGCGCTTGAAAGCGAAGAATCAAAAGAAGCGGTGAGCGCATTTATGCAAAAACGTAAACCGAATTTCTCACGATTCAATTAACCTCAAAACTTTACACCCATTTATAGATACAAGCTTAATCACCAACAAATACCGTTATGAACAAGGCCAAAAATAGAACAGAAAATTACGCTTTGTTTTCTGTTCTACTTTACCTCGCGAGGTGGTCAGCGCATAATTAAGCCTTATACATGTTTATATTCCAATGAATATTAACAACCTATCTTGAGTTGTTAATTATACCCCCGCTTTTAGCGGTATATATACGGTGTAATAACATGTCATTCTTATATTTTACGCGGTAAATAATTATGATAACAAACAGTGATGGTTATATTCAGCTTATCCATTTCTTAGCTGACAATTTAGCTATTTTTGAAAACCATAGCCAACAGAACGCTTCAACAACAGATACCATTGGGGATATTTTTT
This Moritella sp. 5 DNA region includes the following protein-coding sequences:
- a CDS encoding enoyl-CoA hydratase, producing MATYLLTQLNEQGVLTLTLNRLDKLNAFNSAFYTELTEAFNQADTNPAVRVVILRGSESCFCAGNDMADFMNGMGFSKDQPLVQYMLALLHFSKPVIAAAAGPAVGIGTTTLMHCDLVYLADNTVLRLPFTDLAAVPEYAASLILPRIAGHQRASEMMLLADKFDAQTALEIGLANKVLPADELFSMAEKSALKLAAKAPASLRNTKKLMKAELINQIEKVIHIELAHFSTALESEESKEAVSAFMQKRKPNFSRFN